A genome region from Pseudanabaena sp. Chao 1811 includes the following:
- a CDS encoding element excision factor XisH family protein, with translation MARDLFHDAVKNALIKDGWRITDDPFSLKVGDSELYIDLGAERLIAAERNNEKIAVEIKSFIGNSSLSDFHLAVGQFINYRIGLKSTYPDRKLFLAIPNNAYETFFKKEFPRMVIQECQLDIFVYDVKNEVIVQWKI, from the coding sequence ATGGCTAGAGATTTATTCCATGATGCAGTAAAAAATGCACTAATCAAAGATGGTTGGCGGATTACTGATGATCCATTTTCCTTAAAAGTAGGAGATTCTGAACTTTATATTGACCTTGGTGCAGAAAGGCTCATCGCCGCCGAGCGCAACAATGAAAAAATTGCCGTAGAAATTAAAAGCTTTATTGGTAACTCATCTCTCAGTGACTTTCATTTAGCAGTCGGACAATTTATTAACTATAGAATAGGTCTAAAATCCACATATCCAGACCGTAAACTATTTTTAGCAATTCCCAATAATGCCTATGAAACTTTCTTCAAGAAGGAATTTCCACGCATGGTGATTCAAGAATGTCAGCTTGATATCTTCGTTTATGATGTAAAGAATGAGGTGATTGTCCAATGGAAAATCTAG
- the rnhA gene encoding ribonuclease HI: protein MTSKIYLKGVKAYGYIGYLPEENVLGQWFEVDATLWVDFEKASYSDDIEDTVNYISCIRKIENLIQTQKFKLIERLAGAIADSLLEDEKITQAEVKIIKHPPIPNFLGSVAVEIVRSRDQITSTNTATNLEAIPEPQAKKISPKSTKTTSDSPSTITNSAESKIISIHTDGACSKNPGPGGWGVVVHFSDGSTKELGGGLRETTNNQMELQGAIAALEFLASHKQSTTVDLYTDSKYVLDGITKWIKGWKKNGWKTKDNKPVKNQEFWQQLDPLNTSNIRWHWVEGHSGDPDNERCDAIARSYTAKFA from the coding sequence ATGACAAGCAAAATCTACTTAAAAGGCGTAAAAGCATACGGATACATAGGATATCTACCTGAGGAGAATGTATTAGGACAATGGTTTGAGGTTGATGCAACCCTATGGGTCGATTTTGAAAAAGCCAGCTATAGCGATGATATTGAAGATACGGTTAACTATATTTCTTGTATTCGGAAAATCGAGAATCTAATCCAGACTCAAAAATTTAAGTTGATTGAACGCTTAGCTGGGGCGATCGCTGACAGTCTCCTTGAAGATGAGAAAATTACTCAGGCTGAAGTAAAAATTATCAAGCATCCCCCAATTCCCAATTTCTTAGGTTCCGTTGCTGTCGAGATTGTGCGATCGCGAGATCAAATCACCTCTACAAATACCGCAACCAACCTAGAAGCAATTCCTGAACCGCAAGCAAAAAAAATTAGCCCTAAATCAACAAAGACTACCAGTGATTCCCCATCAACCATCACCAATTCAGCCGAGTCCAAAATCATCAGCATCCATACTGACGGAGCCTGTTCTAAAAATCCAGGTCCGGGAGGCTGGGGTGTAGTTGTTCACTTCTCTGATGGTAGTACTAAAGAGCTTGGTGGTGGTCTGCGCGAAACCACTAATAACCAAATGGAATTACAGGGTGCGATCGCAGCTCTAGAATTTCTCGCCAGTCACAAGCAATCCACGACCGTCGATCTCTATACCGATAGCAAATATGTCCTAGATGGCATTACCAAATGGATTAAAGGCTGGAAAAAGAATGGCTGGAAAACCAAAGATAATAAGCCTGTCAAAAATCAAGAATTCTGGCAACAACTCGATCCCCTCAATACTTCTAATATCCGATGGCATTGGGTAGAGGGGCATTCTGGTGATCCTGATAACGAGCGATGCGATGCGATCGCTCGTAGTTACACAGCTAAGTTTGCCTAA
- the ylqF gene encoding ribosome biogenesis GTPase YlqF — protein MASPIQWYPGHIAKAEKQLLEQLKLVDVVIEVRDSRILMSSRHPKIEKWVEGKSHILVCNRIDAISSTAKSQWTRWFTEQERMAYFTDAQAGKGMVDLLKAAQVAGEKVNERRRSRGMLPRPVRAVVVGFPNVGKSALINRLLKKKVVASANKPGVTRQLRWIRISDEIELLDTPGVIPPLLHDQDAALKLAICDDIGQAAYDNVLVAAEAVELLIQLNAKLSSRYVIDPATVTSGIEYIHEVAALNKFQGDLDKVARLILYDFRKGKLGAIALELPPS, from the coding sequence ATGGCAAGCCCAATTCAGTGGTATCCAGGTCATATCGCCAAAGCTGAAAAGCAGTTGTTAGAACAACTAAAATTGGTTGATGTGGTCATTGAGGTGCGTGATTCACGCATCTTGATGTCTAGTAGACATCCCAAAATCGAAAAATGGGTAGAAGGAAAATCACATATTCTCGTGTGCAATCGCATTGATGCCATCTCCTCAACGGCAAAATCGCAGTGGACACGCTGGTTTACAGAACAAGAGCGCATGGCATACTTTACCGACGCTCAAGCAGGTAAGGGAATGGTTGATTTACTCAAGGCTGCCCAAGTTGCTGGCGAAAAAGTCAACGAAAGACGACGTAGTCGGGGAATGTTACCGCGCCCTGTGCGTGCCGTAGTAGTCGGATTTCCTAATGTGGGCAAATCAGCTCTAATCAACCGTTTACTCAAGAAAAAAGTAGTAGCAAGTGCCAATAAACCGGGGGTGACACGCCAATTACGTTGGATCAGGATTTCCGATGAAATTGAGTTATTAGATACCCCAGGGGTAATTCCACCTTTGTTACATGATCAAGATGCGGCACTGAAGTTGGCGATATGTGATGACATCGGACAAGCTGCCTATGACAATGTCTTAGTTGCGGCTGAAGCCGTAGAGCTGTTAATTCAGCTAAATGCAAAGTTGAGTAGCCGCTATGTGATTGATCCCGCAACAGTAACGTCAGGGATTGAATATATTCATGAAGTCGCAGCTTTAAACAAATTTCAAGGGGATCTCGATAAAGTTGCAAGGCTAATTTTGTACGATTTCCGTAAAGGCAAATTGGGCGCGATCGCCTTGGAATTACCGCCATCCTAG
- a CDS encoding TPM domain-containing protein yields MIKPTLQRFVQKLTRRFGAIAIAIILPLALVFTHVPAAQAYDAPELLPEKYTNVIDLGRFLTDSEELALDQKLTRFEELTGWKLRVLTQVDRTPGRAVKDFWGLDDRSVMLVADSRGRNLLNFSVGDEVYPLLSRGFWIELQSRYGNQFYVREQGYDQAILSSIDAITTCLDQDGCAVVPGIPQEQWILTLITSIVGGVVFGFAGHPRKEGEIFAWKWALIFTPLWGMLFISFGLGPVLTRTSEWVPIVRNVAGFVGGAVIAYLIPSPKRAIPKPEAR; encoded by the coding sequence ATGATTAAGCCCACCCTACAGAGATTTGTCCAGAAATTGACGCGGAGATTTGGCGCGATCGCGATCGCCATAATTCTACCCTTAGCGCTTGTCTTTACCCATGTTCCTGCGGCTCAAGCCTATGATGCACCAGAGCTATTGCCAGAAAAATATACTAATGTGATTGATCTGGGGCGATTTTTGACAGATTCTGAAGAGTTGGCGCTTGATCAAAAGTTAACGAGATTTGAGGAATTAACAGGTTGGAAATTGCGAGTGCTGACTCAGGTAGATCGCACCCCCGGTCGTGCAGTTAAGGATTTTTGGGGACTTGACGATCGCAGTGTGATGTTGGTTGCAGACTCACGGGGGCGCAATTTACTGAATTTTAGTGTTGGTGATGAGGTTTATCCTTTGCTATCCCGTGGTTTCTGGATTGAATTGCAATCACGCTATGGCAATCAATTCTATGTGCGAGAGCAGGGCTACGATCAAGCAATTTTGTCTTCCATTGATGCTATTACTACTTGTCTTGATCAAGATGGTTGTGCGGTCGTCCCCGGGATTCCCCAAGAGCAATGGATTCTAACCTTGATTACTTCTATTGTGGGTGGTGTTGTTTTTGGCTTTGCAGGACATCCACGGAAGGAAGGCGAAATTTTTGCTTGGAAATGGGCCTTGATTTTCACACCCTTGTGGGGCATGTTGTTTATTTCCTTTGGTCTAGGTCCTGTCCTCACTCGGACTAGTGAATGGGTTCCTATTGTGCGGAATGTTGCAGGATTTGTAGGTGGTGCAGTGATTGCTTATCTAATTCCTTCGCCAAAGCGGGCTATCCCCAAGCCAGAGGCACGATAA
- a CDS encoding sensor domain-containing diguanylate cyclase, whose protein sequence is MQEPSYPENESIRIETLRSLNILDTPSEERFDRLTRLAKRLFAVPIAMVSLIDVNRQWFKSCIGANFKETPRNISFCGHAILGNDILIIPDATLDQRFYDNPLVTDEPKIRFYAGVPLVVGDSIIVGTLCLIDHQPRTLSEEEQELLRDLGQLAEQELAAIRLATIDELTQISNRRGFKSLATHALNLCKRMNKPASLFFFDLDLFKEINDRYGHAEGDRALVGFSKILQETFRESDVIGRLGGDEFVALLTNADLTESQLILHRLDQIRESFNKQESRGYDILCSIGTIEFDANRHQSVDDLLQDGDRLMYQQKQAKRTKASAKTYRQE, encoded by the coding sequence ATGCAAGAACCAAGCTACCCAGAAAACGAATCTATTCGGATTGAGACCTTGCGATCGCTAAATATTCTCGATACCCCTTCAGAAGAACGTTTTGATCGCCTAACGAGATTAGCTAAACGGCTATTTGCAGTACCAATCGCGATGGTTAGCTTAATTGATGTGAATCGTCAATGGTTCAAGTCTTGCATAGGAGCAAATTTCAAAGAAACGCCAAGAAACATCTCCTTTTGTGGTCACGCGATCCTAGGCAATGACATTTTAATTATTCCTGATGCCACTCTTGATCAACGCTTTTATGATAATCCTCTGGTGACAGATGAACCAAAAATCCGTTTCTATGCTGGAGTTCCCCTCGTTGTTGGAGATAGTATTATCGTTGGTACTCTCTGTTTGATTGATCACCAACCTCGGACACTCAGTGAAGAGGAGCAAGAATTACTCCGCGATTTAGGACAGTTAGCAGAGCAAGAGTTAGCCGCAATCCGACTTGCCACCATCGATGAATTAACCCAAATTTCTAATCGGCGTGGGTTTAAATCCTTGGCAACCCATGCCCTAAATCTCTGTAAGCGGATGAATAAACCCGCCTCACTCTTCTTCTTTGATCTTGATTTATTTAAAGAAATTAATGATCGCTATGGACATGCAGAAGGCGATCGCGCCTTAGTTGGTTTCAGTAAAATTTTACAAGAGACTTTTCGGGAGTCAGATGTTATCGGTAGGCTTGGCGGAGACGAGTTTGTTGCTTTATTAACCAATGCGGATCTAACAGAGAGTCAATTAATTCTCCATCGTCTGGATCAAATACGGGAAAGCTTTAATAAACAGGAGTCTCGTGGTTACGATATTCTTTGCAGCATCGGCACAATTGAGTTTGATGCCAACAGACATCAATCCGTTGATGATCTCCTGCAAGATGGCGATCGGCTCATGTACCAACAAAAACAAGCAAAACGAACAAAAGCATCAGCAAAGACCTATAGACAAGAATAG
- a CDS encoding D-alanyl-lipoteichoic acid biosynthesis protein DltD has translation MEITSLDAKDAPPISTEASPDLASLTSDFVTSRLSKVADKNPASDLASFPRAEAPSTLPEGLSGLKISHTKQKGDCLYIYSKDREVGCATQILEAIAPSTQDLESSVLFAEGIRRLKLHGNAWALGVDLPIAPSAIIAAEIIAALLISFQQDPKLAQTKLKLLLQNNCLNLLCETSTKILQAEMAIPMLNTLRTVKSSEYFQAVTVSNRVIGEKKPNWSFEIDLLAIGIQSPNLEISESSEESHHEVAEISSPESVELQPWQQVLAYADNCLGFCAQTWKLIGQTSPQIPSVTMCVASLAIGLGATVMLDRTLNHYAQPHEQTKLVIADPKINLQENTPDKGIANKPALNFNIALFNEKLALLDWQITNKKRSPDVLIVGSSRALRGIEPSVLETALINKGYKGASVFNLGIDGATAKVVNLQVTQILSRPQLPRMIIWADGLRAFNSSRSDITYDEITASTGYKQLQETLKNNGINPDPLSPNIATKPENPIAQAFSTIFATSTKRQEVRTSVVKGFDRNTHLLSNSEALIAATMPSTATALDSKGFVAFDVTFDPNTYFQKYPQVPGDYDLDYRNFDTTGSQFDAFANVVDFCRRNNVELLVVNMPLHNTYLDAIRTRYEASFNSRMQELSLREGFTYLDISQAIPNQAELFSDPSHLNQKGAISISQMLAQSPKIPWQSLKKR, from the coding sequence ATGGAAATAACATCCTTAGATGCGAAAGATGCACCCCCTATATCCACGGAAGCAAGTCCAGATTTAGCTAGCTTAACCTCAGATTTTGTGACAAGTCGATTGAGTAAAGTTGCTGATAAAAATCCAGCATCAGATCTTGCATCATTTCCAAGGGCAGAAGCTCCAAGCACTTTGCCAGAAGGTCTATCAGGGCTGAAAATTTCGCATACTAAGCAAAAGGGGGATTGCTTATATATTTATAGTAAAGATCGAGAGGTTGGTTGTGCTACTCAAATTTTAGAAGCGATCGCTCCTAGTACACAGGATCTAGAGAGTTCAGTTTTATTTGCCGAAGGGATTCGTCGCCTCAAATTACATGGAAATGCTTGGGCGTTAGGTGTGGACTTGCCGATCGCCCCATCAGCGATTATTGCCGCAGAAATCATTGCCGCCTTACTCATCAGTTTTCAGCAAGATCCAAAACTAGCCCAAACTAAGCTGAAGTTGCTGTTACAAAACAATTGCCTCAATTTGCTGTGCGAAACAAGTACCAAGATCTTGCAAGCAGAGATGGCAATACCGATGTTAAATACTTTGCGAACTGTCAAGTCATCGGAATATTTTCAGGCGGTGACCGTCTCCAATCGTGTTATTGGCGAAAAAAAGCCTAATTGGTCTTTTGAGATCGATCTGCTGGCGATCGGCATTCAAAGCCCTAACCTTGAAATATCCGAGTCATCGGAAGAATCTCATCACGAAGTAGCCGAAATTAGCAGTCCCGAATCCGTTGAACTTCAACCTTGGCAGCAGGTGCTTGCTTATGCGGACAATTGCTTGGGTTTCTGCGCGCAAACTTGGAAATTAATTGGTCAAACTTCTCCCCAAATACCTTCCGTGACGATGTGTGTGGCAAGTTTAGCGATAGGTTTAGGGGCAACTGTAATGCTCGATCGCACCCTCAATCATTACGCCCAACCCCATGAGCAAACTAAGTTGGTAATCGCTGACCCCAAAATCAACCTGCAAGAAAATACTCCTGATAAAGGGATTGCCAATAAACCTGCACTAAATTTTAATATCGCGTTATTTAACGAAAAATTGGCACTGCTAGATTGGCAAATCACTAATAAAAAGCGATCGCCCGATGTGTTGATCGTTGGTAGTTCTAGAGCATTGCGGGGTATCGAACCCAGTGTATTAGAAACAGCCTTGATCAATAAGGGATACAAAGGCGCTAGTGTTTTCAATCTAGGTATTGATGGTGCTACTGCCAAGGTTGTGAATTTACAAGTCACGCAAATTCTGTCACGTCCCCAACTCCCAAGGATGATCATTTGGGCAGATGGATTGCGGGCTTTTAATAGTAGCCGTAGCGATATTACCTATGATGAAATTACGGCTTCTACAGGCTATAAGCAATTGCAGGAAACGTTAAAAAACAATGGGATTAATCCCGATCCTCTCTCTCCCAACATTGCCACCAAACCTGAAAATCCGATCGCCCAAGCGTTCAGTACAATTTTTGCCACTTCTACCAAACGTCAAGAGGTAAGGACTTCTGTTGTTAAAGGTTTTGATCGTAATACCCATCTGCTCAGTAATAGTGAAGCTTTAATTGCAGCGACGATGCCTAGCACTGCTACTGCCCTTGATTCCAAAGGATTTGTTGCCTTTGACGTTACCTTCGATCCCAATACCTATTTCCAAAAATATCCCCAAGTCCCTGGAGATTATGATCTTGACTATCGTAACTTTGACACCACTGGATCTCAGTTCGATGCCTTTGCTAATGTGGTCGATTTTTGCCGCCGTAATAATGTTGAGCTTTTGGTGGTGAATATGCCCTTACATAACACCTATCTTGATGCTATTCGCACTCGCTATGAGGCTAGTTTTAATAGCAGAATGCAGGAGCTTTCCCTGCGAGAAGGATTTACCTATCTTGATATTTCCCAAGCAATCCCCAATCAAGCTGAGTTATTTTCTGATCCTAGCCACTTGAATCAAAAAGGCGCGATCTCAATCTCCCAAATGCTTGCCCAAAGCCCCAAAATTCCTTGGCAATCTCTCAAAAAACGTTAG